The window CCTTTGATCGCAGGTCCTTTTCGGACGCGTCAGGCGCGCCCCTGAATATTGACCTGAGTGGGATAAGCGTTCAGTATTAGCCTGCTTTGTTTGGACCATATCCTGGCGTTTCGGCTGAAGTTTTTGGCCGAGAACCCGGTTTTCGACAGGGTGGTTATCGGGATAAAAATCCAGAGCCGCGAGGATATGCTTCGTTAATTACACATCACAACACAAACGAGGAATCTATGAAGGTTCTGGTCGCTGTAAAACGAGTAATTGATTACAACGTTAAAGTACGAGTAAAGCCGGATAATACCGGTGTAGACCTGACAAACGTAAAAATGGCGATGAATCCATTCTGCGAAATCGCAGTGGAAGAAGCCGTACGCCTGAAAGAGAAAGGCGTCGCTACTGAAGTCGTCGTTGTTTCCATCGGCCCTAAAGCCGCTCAGGAACAAATCCGCACATCTCTGGCGCTGGGCGCTGACCGCGGCATCCACGTGGAGACCGACGAAGAGATTCAATCTCTGGCGGCCGCCAAACTGCTGAAGGCGGTTGTCGAAAAAGAACAACCCAAGCTGGTGATTCTGGGCAAACAGTCCATTGACACCGACAACAACCAGACTGGCCAGATGCTGGCGGCGCTGTGCGGTTACGCGCAGGGCACCTTCGCATCCGAAGTGGTTGTTGAGGGCGATAAAGTCAACGTGACTCGCGAAATCGACGGCGGTCTGTTGACTGTGGCGCTGAATCTGCCGGCCATCGTAACCACCGACCTGCGTTTGAACGAACCCCGTTACGCTTCTCTTCCCAACATTATGAAAGCCAAGAAGAAGCCGCTGGACACTGTCACTCCTGCGGATCTTGGCGCGGAAATCGCTCCCAGACTGACCACCTTGAAAGTGGAAGCCCCTGCGCAACGTCAGGCGGGCATTAAAGTGGGCAGCGTAGCTGAGCTGGTGGACAAGCTGAAGAACGAAGCGAAGGTGATTTAAGATGAGCATTCTGGTAATTGCAGATCACGATAACAAGGTTCTGAAACCCGCTACGTTGAACGTTGTCGCAGCCGCTCAGAAAATCGGCGGAGACGTTCACGTTCTGGTCGCCGGCGCTGATTGCGGCGCTGTCGCTGAAGCGGCTTCCAAAGTGGCTGGCGTAGCGAAAGTGTTGCACGCCGACAACGCCGCCTACGGCCACTTCCTGGCTGAAAACCTGGGCCTGTTGGTGGCTGAGCTGGGCAAAGACTACAGCCATGTCCTGACTTCCGCCGGCACCACTGGTAAGGACTTCATGCCTCGCGTTGCAGCGCTGCTGGACGTGGCTCAGATTTCCGACATCATCCGCGTTGATTCCGCTGACACCTTCGTGCGTCCTATCTACGCGGGCAACGCGATCGCCACTGTGCAATCCTCCGATGCGATCAAAGTCATCACCGTACGTCCTACCGGTTTCGACCCGGTGGCGGCGGAAGGCGGTTCTGCTGCGGTTGAATCCGTGGGTGCGGCACACGACGCAGGCATTTCTTCTTTCGTGAAAGAAGAGCTGGCCAAGTCCGACCGTCCTGAACTGACCAGCGCAAACATCGTGGTTTCCGGCGGTCGCGGTATGCAGAACGGCGACAACTTCGAAATGCTGT is drawn from Hahella sp. KA22 and contains these coding sequences:
- a CDS encoding electron transfer flavoprotein subunit beta/FixA family protein, translated to MKVLVAVKRVIDYNVKVRVKPDNTGVDLTNVKMAMNPFCEIAVEEAVRLKEKGVATEVVVVSIGPKAAQEQIRTSLALGADRGIHVETDEEIQSLAAAKLLKAVVEKEQPKLVILGKQSIDTDNNQTGQMLAALCGYAQGTFASEVVVEGDKVNVTREIDGGLLTVALNLPAIVTTDLRLNEPRYASLPNIMKAKKKPLDTVTPADLGAEIAPRLTTLKVEAPAQRQAGIKVGSVAELVDKLKNEAKVI
- a CDS encoding electron transfer flavoprotein subunit alpha/FixB family protein produces the protein MSILVIADHDNKVLKPATLNVVAAAQKIGGDVHVLVAGADCGAVAEAASKVAGVAKVLHADNAAYGHFLAENLGLLVAELGKDYSHVLTSAGTTGKDFMPRVAALLDVAQISDIIRVDSADTFVRPIYAGNAIATVQSSDAIKVITVRPTGFDPVAAEGGSAAVESVGAAHDAGISSFVKEELAKSDRPELTSANIVVSGGRGMQNGDNFEMLYKVADKLGAAVGASRAAVDAGFVPNDMQVGQTGKIVAPQLYIAVGISGAIQHLAGMSDSKVIVAINKDEEAPIFQVADYGLVADLFEAVPQLEAELDKVL